GTTGACCACGCTGGTCTGCGGGTCGTCGCCCATCACGGTGCCGCCGGTGTTGTGCGTGGTCTGGTACTGCGTGATCGTGTACGGCCCCTTGCGCGCCGCGCCATGCACTTCCTTGCCGCCCATGGCTTTGGCGACTTCAAGCGCACGGTCGGTCAGGAACCGGGACATTTTCAAATCGTTCTCGGGAAAGTCGAAGGTCATGCGCAGCAGCGGCTGTCCCCAGGCGTCCTTGTACGTGGGGTCCAGATCCAGGTAATTGGCGCGATGCGATACCGAACTGCCGTGCACGTTCAACACCGACGTGTGGTTGTAATGCCGGATGACGGCCTTCTTCCATTCCGAACCCCAGGCCGGCGTGCCCACCGGCGTCGGGTGGAATTCGATGGGCCGGCCATGCGACATGACTTCGCCGATATAGGCGCCGCCGACGAATCCATGCGGACCGTGGTCGAAGTTGTCCGATACGAAGTCGGACATCACCGTGCCGCACGCGCCGGATCGCATGAAGGGGTTGATGTTCACGCTTTCGTCGAAAAACACCTGTGCGGCGCTCATGGTCTGGTAGGCATAGTTGCGGCCCACCACGCCCTTCCCCGTCTTGGGATCGTAGGGTTCGCCGATGCCCGAGAGCAGCATCATGCGGACGTTGTTCAATGCGAAACCGCCCAGAATCACGATATTGGCGGGCTGCTCGAACTCGCGCCCCGCCGCATCCACATAGGTGACGCCGGTCGCGCGCTTCTTGGCCGAGTCCATATTGATGCGCAACACCTGGCATTGCGTACGCAGCTCGAAGTTCTTGTCCTTCATCAGGACCGGCAGCAGGATCGTCTGCGGCGAGGACTTCGCATAGTGCTCGCAGGCATAGCGCTCACAGAACCCGCAGAACATACAGGTGTAGAGCGTCATGCCTTCCGGGTTGGTATAGGGCTGGCTCAGGTTGGCCGAGGGCTGCGGATACGGGTGGTAGCCCAGTTCCGCGGCCGCCTTGCGGAACATCGCGGAGCCATACGGTTCTTTCATCGGCG
The sequence above is a segment of the Bordetella genomosp. 9 genome. Coding sequences within it:
- a CDS encoding GMC family oxidoreductase — protein: MATKLPETDAVLIGVGLVGTILGRELTKAGLHVVGLERGEPRFTVPDFQGPNMHDELRYSIRKALMQDNTKEAVTFRNNSDQVALPIRRWESFLPGTGLGGAAVHWNGQTYRFQDTDLRMRTRTIERYGKDFMDKDLLVQDWGVDAEMLEPYFDRFEYLLGVSGKAGNLKSGKVEGGNPFEDPRSRDYPTPPMKEPYGSAMFRKAAAELGYHPYPQPSANLSQPYTNPEGMTLYTCMFCGFCERYACEHYAKSSPQTILLPVLMKDKNFELRTQCQVLRINMDSAKKRATGVTYVDAAGREFEQPANIVILGGFALNNVRMMLLSGIGEPYDPKTGKGVVGRNYAYQTMSAAQVFFDESVNINPFMRSGACGTVMSDFVSDNFDHGPHGFVGGAYIGEVMSHGRPIEFHPTPVGTPAWGSEWKKAVIRHYNHTSVLNVHGSSVSHRANYLDLDPTYKDAWGQPLLRMTFDFPENDLKMSRFLTDRALEVAKAMGGKEVHGAARKGPYTITQYQTTHNTGGTVMGDDPQTSVVNRYLQSWDLPNLFVIGASNFPQNASYNPTGTVGALAYWAADAIVSKFVKSPGPLMKA